A region of Macrobrachium nipponense isolate FS-2020 chromosome 7, ASM1510439v2, whole genome shotgun sequence DNA encodes the following proteins:
- the LOC135217662 gene encoding uncharacterized protein LOC135217662: MVMSLINQKLSEGKLYRKVVEHLRKCDYSLEEFFEAIDFIIHMLEDDALQRGEKLESDKKNDVSVRPKTKPTQNNSCPFCNERHPPHGCRRVSDVAARRRILLGKGLCFNCLQSGHRSDRCTNPNSCKSCGNNHNTSICDNSSFRKAHSVPSTSSRSNPSLVSNSHVTTRQHDRNPRPPKEKVESQPCKSAKVAQTSSVDLPCTILPTAMAEIHHKQGSKQVRLFLDIGSQRSFISAKTAKQLGLPVVGKVALNIAPFGSAEISGQYDIVSCRVEMGNRIVRMKLVVHENVDVPIHNAGYVRVRQHLVGKGVTLADPDSKNNKLRNVHILVGADYFNYFIIRVENIDGISLFLTHNGMLPYGRVPQWLLEGHKIDHVRTLRVCRVASEPIAFDVDEWWRLDTLGITPSEQYTVREAEAMRKVSQSVTKKPEGYQVSLPFRSEGRPETNFRNAVAQLDSLQTKIQKDKEYYNQYQGVINKYLEAGFIYEVKDPKIGYYMPHFGIKKDSCTTPLRIDFNASSKE, from the coding sequence atggtcatgagccttatcaatcagaagttgtcaGAAGGTAAGCTCTATCGAAAGGTGGTCGAACACCTCAGAAAATGCGACTAtagtttagaagaattttttgaagctATAGACTTCATAATTCACATGTTGGAAGATGACGCATTACAGCGAGGCGAGAAATTAGAATCTGATAAGAAAAACGATGTCAGCGTTAGACCCAAAACGAAACCCACGCAGAATAATTCTTGTCCCTTTTGCAATGAACGGCACCCGCCTCACGGATGCCGCCGAGTAAGTGACGTGGCTGCCAGACGCCGCATTCTACTAGGGAAGGGCCTGTGTTTTAATTGCCTTCAGTCAGGTCACCGTAGTGATAGATGCACTAACCCCAATTCAtgtaaaagttgtggaaataatcataatacttccatttgtgataatagcagctttagaaaagcacattcagttccctccacttcgTCCCGAAGTAATCCCAGTTTAGTAAGTAACAGTCATGTGACGACCAGGCAGCACGATAGAAACCCCCGTCCGcccaaagagaaagtagaatcaCAACCGTGTAAGAGCGCTAAAGTAGCCCAAACGTCTAGTGTAGATCTTCCCTGTACGATTTTGCCAACGGCCATGGCCGAGATCCATCACAAGCAGGGGAGTAAACAGGTTCGCTTGTTTTTGGACATTGGGAGTCAACGAAGCTTTATCTCTGCAAAAACTGCAAAGCAGTTAGGCCTGCCAGTGGTAGGCAAAGTGGCGTTGAACATTGCTCCCTttggttcagcagaaatcagtggCCAGTATGATATTGTGAGTTGCCGGGTAGAGATGGGTAATAGAATTGTTCGAATGAAACTAGTTGTTCACGAGAACGTAGACGTCCCAATTCATAACGCAGGTTATGTAAGAGTAAGACAACACCTAGTAGGGAAAGGAGTCACGTTAGCAGATCCTGACAGTAAGAACAATAAATTACGGAACGTGCACATTCTTGTGGGTGcagactattttaattatttcattattagagTAGAAAATATCGATGGGATAAGTCTTTTTCTGACCCATAATGGCATGTTGCCATATGGGAGAGTGCCACAGTGGCTATTGGAAGGTCACAAGATAGATCATGTGAGAACACTCAGGGTATGTAGGGTCGCGAGCGAAccaattgcatttgatgttgatgaatggtggcgTTTAGATACCTTAGGCATCACCCCATCCGAGCAGTACACTGTCCGCGAAGCGGAAGCCATGCGAAAGGTCTCGCAGAGTGTAACGAAGAAGCCTGAAGGATATCAGGTTAGCTTGCCGTTCCGTTCAGAAGGTAGGCCAGAAACAAACTTTAGAAATGCTGTAGCACAGCTGGATTCGCTGCAAACCAAAATTCAGAAAGACAAGGAATACTATAATCAATATCAGGGAGTGATCAACAAATACCTGGAGgcaggatttatatatgaagtaaaagatccaaaaatagGATACTACATGCCGCATTTCGGCATTAAAAAAGATAGCTGCACGACCCCCCTTAGAATCGACTTCAATGCCTCATCCAAAGAATAA